GAGttgccgtgacggagtgcgcgttatgttggagggcacaagctaatcggcgctccgctgggaagagaaaccccgcgaggatGGCTGTGATGGgatgcgcgtcaagttggagggcaatccctaatcggtgcacgtctcgactgGTGAACGGATGCTGCCGTAATGAAATGAAACTAAAACAGTGAGAAAAAGGGTTATAACAACCgatgaagtgcatgagcaccgCTGCCCCCCGAAGTAGTCGTCTAGATGTGTTCCGAGGGAAACGAGGCGatgagtagagggcttggtttttggtGGGTGTGAGCTCTACACGACGTCAGGGTAACCCATCTCAGATAAGGCCTTAGAGCATTTCCTAAGCTCCTAAGAAAAAGGTCACCGTTGTGCTGAAGATTGTGTTACCCTGTGAATTACATGCAGGTAGTAGACGTGGTAATGGTAGTAATGGTGAAGCGTCATTTTCGGCTGGAAATTATTTTGAAAGCAGAAAAGATATTTCAACGAGAAATGTCGTTACTGCATGAAATGGGAAGAAAAGTAATGACATATTATAATTTACGCATACCAGTTGCTATTTCACGTATGTTAATGCTTGCTTTTGTATGTTTTTTGCAGCTGCCTCGTGGAAAACAGTTGATTGTAGATGAAATTAGgaaaataacgggtgttaaataaaaaatgagaattttttcaatcacacataaaaaaattttttttttcatcgatttcagtattttttattaataacataatgtattttcttcaaaaaaatgtcagtgaatgtttgagtaagggccgtggtctgctgttcgacgcaactttgtcgcgatgctctcacaagaacgttgtacggcacttacgtccattttccggatacaattccggattcttgtagtcagttgcttcgtgtccttggtcctccaattgtttttatacactagggcactgagtgtttaaaaaaatcctctattgggcggcactggggcaagtttgttgggttacgatctttcggcacgaacggtatctttttctcctcaagatacgccagcgtcttcttggcgtaatgggaagacgccttgtccggccagaagacgtacttcccatccgcgtgatgctcgttcaggaacggcagcaggattttatcgaggcactgttctcgatagatttgttggttgattgccagaccgctcggcttaaaccaaggctttgaaatgtcccggtcggaaatggcgatgtacaacataacctttttttcaaacttgtgcttgaacttgtatttcacttcaggcggtgtggatgacttgacTTGACTGACCacgtcgctggagtagtaattatcatttcatggaatatgcgttttggacagcggaaaatagctttcgtcgtccagaacgaaagacgtcccgcggtatattttggtcatccaccgacactgttatttaaccgtctcaatctgctcctccgtgtactccggcgacctcgtcatcttgctgcagacgattccttccatcttgagggtccgatggatcaatacgtgggagcagccatatttccgaccggcgtcacgcaggctggttgcgtccttgtagTCAAACaacttctttaacgatgtcttcctctgcttcgtcattatcgtcaccggacgatacattttcttccttaaaatgtgccaccgtgaacttttttccttgctggaaatgcgtttcgtagaaccgtaataaattcaaactagcaaaaccaaacacgcctactgtttctagagagcccaaagagcaattttcttggagaaagaaaattttacgctctttatttgagttactgaaaggtaaaattctcattttttatttaacacccgtgaATGATTTATCGTGAAATGCACCTCAGTAACAGGCAAATCGCTAATAAAATCAATCGTTCACTGTCTGTTGTGGCAATTTCGTGAAACTTGATAATAATTAGTTTTCTCATTTTCGTTCATGTTTTCTAATTGTATGTCGTTATTCTAAAACTATCATCGCTTTTATGAATAAAACGCAGTGTAGTTGATTATGTTCACTATCTCAGGCAGATAGTAACACTCATAGttcgaaaaaattgaacaaactaaTCAAATATTAGCTTATTCGGACTCCATTTTCAAGCGCCGCAGacgtcaaaatttaagttttgatgttataattgaacagttgTGGTGAAgataacttcgttcatcatgaaagcgctgatgaacggtgtcaccaagagcctgctTGTACACCTTAGgacagaagggaatccatcaggaggagagtgatgccactgaaaaggcgaccaagaaagtaccagcatcgaaaatcggttccgcttgaggcatcggagcagcagCCACACACCCACATACACGCACGTAACTCTTTTTGTTTGCTGGCTATCGAGCAAAATCCAGAAAGatgtgatcgttgctgaaatataatctgccagttccccttggaattgaaaattacattcaagcgaaagagtttattttaatgttttctatccatataatactgcgaccaaatacatttggttttgtgatttgtcaatgaaGTGCAGTACAtaaaatcgggattttcaaaaaaaaattgcaaaggGTATTTAAGCAGGTGACCAATTTACCCCCACTAtccctatgtaactgagcctgtaaaaataagtgAATTATTAAAAACAAACTCATAGATGGAATGATTTCTTTCAAAAGAACATAACCAATTGGATACTTAAACAGAACGCAACCCAGGTAATTATTTATCCAAAGTTTATCACAAATTATCTCAGCATCCGCTGGGCCACCAGCGCGGTCCGGCTGTCCCACAATGGTTCTGCAGAATCCTTTGCCCACCAGCCTGCTGATGATACGCGAATCCCATGGCTGCACAGCTCTCCACCGCGAGCGAATGCAGACTTCCGGCCGCCCCGAGCAACGACTGTTGCTGCTGATTTTGGGGTCCACCGCTCGGCACCGTTCCTGGTTCCCCTGCCGCTAGTGACACGGGCTTCCCGTCCCGCACCAACACCGGCACGTTTATCCGCTTCGGTGAACTCCCGAGTTGTTGGTGTTGATGGCTGAAAGTTGGAATCTTTTCACTCTGAGCCCGCTTGGTTTTGTAACGATGGTTCTGGAACCAGATTTTAACCTGCGTCGGCGTCAGGTGGATCATGCTGGCCAAATGCTCCCGCTCGGGAGCGGATAAGTATCGAGTCTGTTTGAAGCGCCGTTCCAGTTCGTACGTCTGAGATTTGGAGAACAGAATGCGGCGTTTTCGTTTTTTCTGACCGGCGGTGGTATCTACCCCTGTCGCCCCGCTGTCACTACCCGGTCGGTCGTCACCGGAATTGCCGACCTCAATGCTGTCGTCGTTCAGTGATTCTCCGTCACAAGTGTTGTTGTTGCAGTCGGTTGCGCCACGGCGTTCTTCCTGCGCTGTCAACCGTTCAGATGGTTCGATAACGGCTGTGCTGCAGTTGCCTATGGTGGTGTAGGAACACATTTCCGCAACAGATGAAGTACTGTCTGGATTTACCTGCTGGTGAACGTTTGGCTCGTTGCTTTGCTGAATCACAGTAGGAACTGTAATGTTAACCAAAGAACCTTGAATACGCTGTAAATATAGCCTCACCAGGGGAATACTCACTGTAGTCATTGTTAACGTTGTCATAGATCCACGtcgctcttgaagaagatccggCTACACTGCCAGATGGATCCCCTCCTGGCGGGAATAAATGATGCGAGTGGTGGTAATATGGAGGTAAATCACTGTATGCTGGAGGTTGTAGTGATGATGCGTTCACCACCGTTTGTAACGGGATGTACCCACTGGAACTCTCATATGGCACCAGATGGTTTTGCTTCTGAtcgtgttgctgctgctgctgctgctgctgctgttgggaGGAATACTCCGCAGGGTCTCTCCGTGACAGCTGATTGCTGGAAGACGTTGTCGAATGGACAGAATGTTGCAGAAGATGTGCGTGAGTGTACTCTTTGCTGTTGTGGACGTTATGACTGTTGAGTTCCAGAATATCGTTGATGTTGAAGCCCGATCGATGACTGGGAGGGATTTTCATACTATCCAAAATCCTGTTCGGGAGTAATGAAATGGGTGATGGTTGAGAATTTTTGTAAGAAGTTAGCTTAATTAGGACACCACAACATTGTCAGTGAAGTGCTAAACAATAGAAACGACAGGTTCGATGAAGAATGTCAACAGTTGGAAACGAGGAGAAGACAGCATGGGAGAGAGTGCTGTTAAATCGTACACGGGCGAACGAGAAACTCAATAAAGTCAAAAAGACGCGAAAGTTATATTAAAAGGTGAACCGTACAGGTAAAGGCTTTGTAATGCTTGCCGATATGTGCAAGGACCTGAATCTTCTTACGAACAAAAGTGAAATGGACAACAAGTAAATGCAGTATTCCGGCACCAAAACGGCGACGCAGAAGACACAGACGGAAGAGAAACTGACCTAGGAGAACCATCATCCTAAGATATGGTTTCAGCATCTGGGATTGCAGAAGATTTGGGTAGAGATTGGTAAGCTGAAAAATTCGTTAGAATGTGCAATCGTTATCGACATCGAAATCATTCCGCCGGATTTTCGCTGCGAACTCGCtcgaagagaatccatcagtaAAATACAAATTATCACCATTGATATCCATCCCTACCTCCTGTTCCAGCTTCGTTGAAACGATATCTGATAGATGGATAAACTTTGAATTCCATGGATTCACTGTTAGCACAAACAAAATGTAAAAGATgaatgggtaatgtcggggacataaccggagagacgtaggactacaccaaggactTCCAACTGTAATAACTCATCGAATATCCAAGAAGTTTTACAGTATCTGTTAACAAAACGCACCCAAAACATCATTCCCAAAGATGTACCACACAGATTATACTACGTGGCACCTTCCGCAGAAtgacaacagaaaatccgaaatcgATTGCGTTGGCGGTACCTATAGCAATTGTGTCGCCTAGTTGCAAAACCGGTCAactccaaaaataaaaattttacagAAAAGACGATTTTCTGTAGCATCATGCCACCCGTTTTGCATCGCATCatgattttcaaacgcgttttttatAAGGAATTGATCTATATTGGTGCTGTTTCTCACTACCAataagtggaaaaatgtatataaggTTTTTACTGACGGATCATACATTAATGGCTCCTCTGATTTTGgcatatttaatgaaaacttcAGTGCCGTTAATAGATTGAGAAATCCATGCTAAGTGTACGTTGCGGAAATGGCTGCAATCTATCAcactttggagaaaattgaatccttgtcgattgatcactattttatctTTTCAGATAGcctcagctcaatagaagctATCCGTTCGATAAAACCTATAAGAGcctcatgttattttcttatgagAATAAGACAGCTCTTGGGTAGACTAGTAGAAAAATCTTATAGGATTACATTAGTCTGGGTCCCAGCCCATTGCTCCATTACAGGtaacgagaaagcggactcgttagCTACGCTCGGGGCCTTAGAAGGCACCATTTTCGAGCGACAAATAACCTATCATAAATTTGTAATACTCGTAGTTATGTACTCTCCGTTTGGCAACACAATTGGAGTGAAGATAATATAGGTCGCTGGTTACATACTATTATTCCCAAGGTATCGACaaatgcatggttcaagggattgaatgtatgTCGGGACTTCATTCGCGTGATGTCCCGTCTCATGTCTAATCATCACTTGTTAGATGCACATCTGTATCGCATTGGGATCATTGATAGTAATATAGCGTTTGTGGTGATGGtcatcatgacatcgagcatgtggtctggtcttgcataaactttcattctgccagggctcatctatcggattcactCAGGGCACTAGGAAGGCAATCTGACTTACCGGTTAGGGACATCTTAACTAGTCGCGACCTCAACCTTATGCTTCCTCTTTACCAATTTCTCAAAGGAAATGCTATCTCAGTTTGATTCCTTCCTtcctcatcaaaccaaactaccCCACTCGCTCCATCCTAATCCTAAATCCTAATACTGTCCAATTATtctagtgttagatttagttattattaAACTGTTAGTCTTAAGTATatagaaaataaattatattttaaggtgaaatttgactctgtaaacgttagataataagtaattgagtctgattaataaacgttcctggaaaaacaaatatttctcaAACTTGTGGAGTTGGCCGGTTTTGCAACTAAGCGACACCATTACAGAGGAATGAGTTTTCACCTTCAATTTTTAACCGAAGAACAGAACTCTCACTGTTGGAAAATTTACTTCTTCCCATCAGGCTTGCAATGTGTTATATTTTGACGTCATTTTTAATCCGgaaacagttctgaattcgcgaaaatttaacgATCGATCGGCAATCTTCCCCGATTGTGGACTGAAGCAAAATTATGGAAATTTtgcaaattccatgtttttatgaaaatatgggtgggttatatctatgacataaccgcaagggtggcgTCTAACTACCGTTAGcttagtaagcatttgtttattattaactagttgacccggcaaacttcgtcccgcccaaaatttgttttttgttatcaataccttcaaacattcacgttttcttactaagcgcaactTCATaagtctaatcgcagaactgttcattgattgatcttctaatcgaccccgttgaatttaccttttactaaagaaatcctagtcttcttcttcttcaatggcactaacgttcctagaggaacttcgccgtctcaacgtagtatttttattagtcatttttattagtacttagttgagatttctatgccaaataacacgccttgaatgcattttgagtggcaagctctagaatacgcgtgatcacagtgcaagtcggaggaaatttctttgacgaaaaattcccccgaccagaacgggaatcgaacccgaacacccggcatgttagttatgacgctaaccactcggccaagggagcacatcctagtacttctaccaaaactcatcattataatatcagattattttcggacACAGACTCCTCTCTCTtctcctctttagagaggggcaATAGTGTCTAttgaccatagaaacgtttcatgccccttaaaatcttcacatgtcaaTATTGGCTTCaaatgcttgattagttttcgagttatgaagaaatttgtttttcatttgtatggcaacctccccttagaaaggggggtggggagtctaaccaccgtgaaaacatttattgcgccctaaaacctccatatacctaatttggtttcgtttgcttcattaattaatgcagaaattttggtttcatttgtgtggcagcccccccttagagaggggggtggagtgtgcaaccaccatagaaacatttattgcaccctaaaacctccagatgcattcggttgcatttgcttgattaattctcgagtgatgtagaaatttgttttttatttgtattaagtccataagaatcagacaaacagacagaccgacagaaatccatttatatatatatagataaacgattttattttagtctcatcattgccctaggcTAATGAAGGAAggaatgtgataactactaactggtacttgccttattattttctaccttttagtacattaaaccgtttaacttaaaaagtttcatttgatgtaaatatctttccgatctattgagaaatgtttatGAAACTTTTAAACAAAAATGGACTTCTGTCCCTCGTGTGGAAACCCGAACGTTGGCTTCACCATTAACACCGAATGTTTTTGTGAAAACATGCGTGAGGAAACGGTTGTGCCGTGCGATGAGTTTATGATGTTATGCTCAACTTTAGAAGGATAGCACCCATAAAAAGGTTGAGCTAATTAATTCAATGAGTTCGAAATTCTCATTCTCTTCATCTAGAAGCCAAGGAAAGTCGGAAGAAAGAAGAATTCGACGTAAATGAATCAATGTTAATGAAACGGTTAATCGTTAATCGTAACAGTTTCATGAAATTGTtccgaatcaaaatgaaaagtACTCGTACTCGTActcgtaacttttgaactacttttgAATTTagttgatcgacatattaatttgaagccaatgagctaatcTTTCGCGAGTACTACACTTGCGAAaagtttaattttgttttcgtaattattgattgcatttgttttttatagtttacattgtttcgggaccaagggcgtgatattttttttattttttgaaactgaggatttttctcATGACATATCCTAAAATCAgatatgtgttctttttcgtttttgattttttgttttttaaaaatgtCATTATATAAAAATGGGGAGAAAATGCCCTTAAATGAAAATGGGTaacctaatgaaaaaatgaaaactatatatttattaatactttGCTATTAGGAACAAAATCACCAATTTTCACGATTAACTAAGAATCACTACACGcaccggtttggcatggaatggctgtttgaACTGTATTAACCCTTTACGATCGTACTAAATTTTGACACCCCTTATCTTTCCCTAACTCATACCCTTTACAATCCACAGAGAAAAATGTCTTACCCTTTACCCTCCACAGAGCCGCGATACATGGAGTTATCCATTAGGCCTTCCCTCTTCATCTGAAGTCAATGGTCTTCctggtttcaaaaatgttcaatcacaaaAATCACCTACAAGTCGTTCCACTAAGGTGCGAACAAACATAGAATGTGACATGTTCCCTCGTTTAGTTGAAACCGGTACGGTAAAAAAGgtttggtggctgagagcagacatacgTCCGTAAAGGGTTAAGACGTTCGTCGCCCCGTcgcccagatctgggtgacacttttctcgttcaaaatgaataggatttttagaaaGACTTTGACAAAAGAGGCACTCGACTTTAAATAGAGAATGTATGAAAAGAtaatatattttcatattttttagactattccttttattcttttatattcCGAACTAGCTACAAAGATATAGAAATACATTCACAGAGCATGTGCTTGGAGCTCAATTTGAGTAATTTTTCACCATACTTATGCAAatagtagtcctgaatcgatcATTAAGAATCAGAGAATCGAATCAGTACTATTTTTGTGTTGCGAAAAATCATTGTTTCCTGTTTATTTCTCTGATTTCAGACAATTTGGACCCCGTAAGAAACACAATTTATTAACAACGAACGTGTTAATAAATCCAATGTCTTATCTTTTACGACACGTCTCACTCGTCGTTCAACTCtatcaaaaatcacaaacaattcgttcgatatttgatttcgttgggaaATTACAGCCGAAATGATGAGGTCACCTTATAGGATATATTATTGCTGTACGATTTTTTAAACGCTTttatctcgaaaccatgttttttcatctggtggtatcgatatgtaaggatctactggaccgatttggctgaaattttttatcagcatgtaaaaatgaattatctagccgttttttgatatttaattttttcgattttttatggacTTCTAATCAGTGcccattattttttgaattgcagacaggggtccccccttaaaagCTACAACTACAGAACTAGTAGAAACCTTTGGCTAGTCTACAAATGGCATTTGTCTGAAAAATTACTGGGAAATCAGGGATTTTTTTTCGGGGTTCGAGCCGCCACCCTGGTTTACGTCTCCATACAATATTTGCAGTCGAGCGCTAAGTTAACACGTTCAGCCCCGGATTGTTCTTGCTGCGTTTCCATTTAGACCGTATCAAtagcatttgcacaatatcagtatcGGTCTCCGCTCCCAGAGATGTATATTGTGTAAAAAGAAAATAATCAATAAAAAGTAGTCACACATCGTTGAACATCTGTTAACAAACCATGTGCTCtgttattttcttatttgactgtcagtcccagtgatcatcgtatttctaacgaaaagctcaatgtcagtccctagggaccgaTACGGGGCTCAAGGTGTTAAGGTTTTAATGTTCGTGATGTggatttcttgccagcgagatGGCAACATGTAACATTTTATCTCCAAGAATAGCTTGTCTCTAGAGGTAAAAAAACTGAACCAGAGCTCATCttcttgatttatttttttgattttttccccaCAAAACAGATTGTGAACTGAGGGTACTGCACTCtgttcaacttctataagaccaggtgatgatcttgctgctttgtgccattgtaaacaaacaatgtttcaacttatattctagtgtattgatattggtgactaccatacactccATGatattcatatgtgtgtgtgtggaagcGCTGAGtgtaaaccaaaggttttgtatttttcaagtctcaagtttctataagaccagttacatttttctattgtttcagttgttttgatcaataaatctggaaaattctgaagggaaaagtgctctcGGAGAGAAAAGacgacaaatcgatgcattccaccaagaaaatgttagtatcagagaaatttctcgtcggattggaccaTCCCATCGAGTATTGCTCAATTATTTAACAAACCCTCAatgatacggtaagaaggagagagctccacgtaaatctctgaccgggataaacgggaaatagctagaatagcttcgaatacctcaaaatcgcttatgcaaataaagcaatatttcaatttaaatgttactcgggtgacaattcgtcaagttttagtaaaaaaaaacctcacataaagagggtttaatagGTTAAAGCACcttatcttacaccatctcacgtCGGGAGATCATATCatcatatcagcaaggaaactaagcaatggaataaagaccaaaaacttaattttttggactggccggctcactcttcagacttgaatcctgttgaaaatctcagAGGGATCCTTGTAtatagaatctacactgagggaaaacggtacacaacgattgaagagcttaaggtcgcaatttcggaaatatggaaaaaatatcgagaaaatcgttcagcagcatttggtaaatagtatcccaacacgaattttccaggttaagagccgaaatggcaaggttgccaattattgacatgtaaatcagccgatcgttccgaatttttcattgataacattcatgaattttgaaatggtctaatagaaactggacagctgaaattatcattcaTCATTCATGTTGCTGACTGTTTGTTCAACATCAGTTTGTGAATAGAAAAGAGCGGTGTCGTCTACAAATAGACGTGGGGTTCCCTTCAAATGGAGCCTATACAAGTCGTTaacatacaaaagaaacaataACGGACCTATGTTACACCCTTGGGGTACGCCCACTTCAATAGGCTTCGTTGAACTGCTAGACATACCTATTGCTACAAACTGTTTTCTTCCCGACAAATAGCTGCGAATCACGTCGTTTGCAACACCCCTGATTCCATAGCTATCAAGTTTCTTTAGCAGCAATGAGTGATTTAAAGAGTCGAATGCTTTACGcaaatccaaaaaaaagctattcgtcgatatattcgtcgttagattcatacgttcaaaagcaaaatataaatgtttttgactttcgtatggttattcgctaaatataatggtcatacatatacacacttgtaaaagaatttcacttgtggaagaattgtaaaccgtaaactataaactaatcggtggcttatggtaatttttcggggattttttttataatggacaatatcgacaagaatacaagaaaaaggaaaagaagttcctagaaatccttttatatcatctttttatgccccgtctaaaaaaatgcattatatCTTAGAttcccaagaatacagagacaaagaatattagaaatatgcaagctttatattccagaacctttatcatctggtaattatctagaaggtcgaagGTCGCTATGTTCTGATTCATTATACAttattctcttcgataaaagacccgaaaaacatgcaacaactgcatgaaatgtaaaaaatatctttgtttcgagtatgcagttatgctatgttctgattcttactccaatgaaaccacaatcgattaatacgtttttatgttattttatagctctttatacttccatgaattggagttttcga
The Toxorhynchites rutilus septentrionalis strain SRP chromosome 2, ASM2978413v1, whole genome shotgun sequence genome window above contains:
- the LOC129769218 gene encoding homeobox protein vnd-like; amino-acid sequence: MCNSGASGSIPSGSILTGNLVPPLTSYDEYYDSSWQLIPPDYGATEEEILDSMKIPPSHRSGFNINDILELNSHNVHNSKEYTHAHLLQHSVHSTTSSSNQLSRRDPAEYSSQQQQQQQQQQHDQKQNHLVPYESSSGYIPLQTVVNASSLQPPAYSDLPPYYHHSHHLFPPGGDPSGSVAGSSSRATWIYDNVNNDYIPTVIQQSNEPNVHQQVNPDSTSSVAEMCSYTTIGNCSTAVIEPSERLTAQEERRGATDCNNNTCDGESLNDDSIEVGNSGDDRPGSDSGATGVDTTAGQKKRKRRILFSKSQTYELERRFKQTRYLSAPEREHLASMIHLTPTQVKIWFQNHRYKTKRAQSEKIPTFSHQHQQLGSSPKRINVPVLVRDGKPVSLAAGEPGTVPSGGPQNQQQQSLLGAAGSLHSLAVESCAAMGFAYHQQAGGQRILQNHCGTAGPRWWPSGC